The Myroides fluvii region AGAAGGATTACCCTTTCTTTGCCAAAGAAGATTTTATCACCTTAGGAGAACTCAACCGATACCGACGTTTGTATCTGACAGAATTAATGCTACAAGAAAAAGGGGAACTAGCCGCTTTGGATAAGGATGTGATAAATGCTATACAAAACAATGCCATTCTATCCGAAAATATTCAAGACGACATCGAAACCAGGCTAAGCCTTGGTCAGAAGATAGCGGATAAAGTCGCTGCTTTTGGTGGTAGTTGGACCTTTATCATCACGTTCTTTACCTTCATCATTATTTGGATGGCGATTAATATTTGGGTATTCACCGTCCAGCCTTTTGATCCTTATCCCTTTATCTTACTCAACCTCATTCTTTCTTGTTTGGCTGCTATTCAAGCGCCTATTATTATGATGAGTCAGAATAGAAAGGAGCAAAAAGACAGGCAACGCGGCGAACACGACTACAAAATCAACCTCAAAGCCGAATTAGAAATCAAACTCCTCAGCGAAAAAATAGATCATTTACTCGTGCATCAAAATAAAAAATTGCTGGAAATTCAAGAGGTACAAGTCGATTATCTAGAAGATTTGATGAAAGAAATTAAAAAGAACAAATAGGCTTTTTTGTGTCTTTGCTTTTTTGTTTTTTTGTGCATTTCTACGTTTAAAGAAAGTTCTTTCTTATTTTAGAAAAACC contains the following coding sequences:
- a CDS encoding DUF1003 domain-containing protein, which translates into the protein MKISAISKLTINPGEEIKAKEIRKGIFALIQKDYPFFAKEDFITLGELNRYRRLYLTELMLQEKGELAALDKDVINAIQNNAILSENIQDDIETRLSLGQKIADKVAAFGGSWTFIITFFTFIIIWMAINIWVFTVQPFDPYPFILLNLILSCLAAIQAPIIMMSQNRKEQKDRQRGEHDYKINLKAELEIKLLSEKIDHLLVHQNKKLLEIQEVQVDYLEDLMKEIKKNK